A single genomic interval of Hemibagrus wyckioides isolate EC202008001 linkage group LG13, SWU_Hwy_1.0, whole genome shotgun sequence harbors:
- the slc35f3a gene encoding putative thiamine transporter SLC35F3a isoform X3, which translates to MEKLPDGMWKSPAASPRRLSDISPQLRQLKSLAVEDEIKEDFKSSRSVEDIKNASIEERILRITGYYGYQPWSSTGPVVEKPNKERVEVKVDSHIGTNVINVESTSRRQTVRCCLCWTVAHLRQALWGVTVVLCVCSSWTGSTQLAKLTLRQLNVPFTLTWFSTSWNCLLFPLYYLGHLCWSKERQSIRQRFRECCQFLGDDGLSVKTLLSVVAPFGVLWTLTSYLYLQGLRRIPATDASALFCCSRAFVFLISWIVLRDRFMGVRIVAAILAIAGIVMITYADGFHSHSVIGISLVVGAASTAAMYKVLFKLVLGSAKLGEAALYLTVLGGANMVFVSIVPLILILTGAEDFGSPREIPWHSLCCTAALLLVIDRYMCDIQFNSVRIIAMSTICLGFLLLLLPEDWDEYLLQLHSLVYNRKKPQEGSRDTHTEMLHTSKTGKCNAKTASSH; encoded by the exons ATGGAAAAGTTACCGGA TGGAATGTGGAAATCACCGGCTGCGAGCCCACGCCGTCTGTCAGACATCAGCCCACAACTTCGACAGTTAAAATCCCTGGCCGTCGAAGACGAAATAAAGGAGGACTTCAAGTCTTCCCGCTCGGTGGAGGACATAAAAAACGCGTCGATCGAGGAGCGCATCCTCAGGATCACGGGCTATTACGGCTACCAGCCATGGAGCTCCACTGGCCCAG tTGTGGAGAAGCCTAACAAAGAGAGGGTGGAAGTGAAGGTTGACAGCCATATTGGGACAAATGTGATAAATGTGGAGAGTACAAGTAGGCGGCAGACGGTACGTTGCTGTCTGTGTTGGACTGTAGCCCACCTGAGGCAGGCACTATGGGGTGTCACTGTGGTTCTCTGTGTATGTTCATCATGGACGGGATCCACTCAGCTGGCCAAACTGACTCTCAGACAGCTCAATGTTCCCTTCACGCTCACCTGGTTCTCTACCTCCTGGAACTGCCTGCTTTTTCCCCTGTACTACCTGGGTCACCTGTGTTGGAGCAAGGAGAGGCAGAGCATTCGACAGCGCTTCAG GGAGTGCTGTCAGTTCCTGGGTGATGATGGACTGTCAGTGAAAACGCTGCTGTCAGTAGTGGCACCATTTGGAGTGCTGTGGACGCTCACCAGCTACTTATACCTGCAGGGCCTACGCAGGATCCCTGCAACAGATGCCTCAGCTCTCTTCTGTTGTAGTCGTGCATTCGTCTTTCTCATTTCCTGGATCGTGCTGCGTGATCGCTTCATGGGTGTCAGG ATTGTTGCAGCTATTTTAGCCATTGCAGGCATAGTAATGATAACATACGCTGATGGGTTTCACAGTCACTCTGTGATTGGCATTTCCCTGGTGGTTGGAGCTGCATCAACAGCAGCTATGTACAAG GTACTGTTCAAGCTGGTTTTGGGTAGTGCCAAGCTAGGTGAGGCTGCATTGTACTTGACTGTCCTTGGAGGAGCCAACATGGTCTTTGTCAGCATTGTCCCTCTCATACTCATCCTCACTGGAGCTGAGGATTTTGGCTCGCCCAGAGAGATACCTTGGCACAGTCTGTGTTGTACAGCTGCACTCCTGCTGG TAATAGACCGCTACATGTGTGATATCCAGTTCAACAGTGTGCGTATCATTGCCATGTCCACCATCTGCCTGGGCTTCCTGTTGCTGCTGCTCCCAGAGGACTGGGATGAATATCTGCTGCAGCTTCACTCTTTGGTTTATAACAGGAAGAAGCCACAAGAGGGaagcagagacacacacactgaaatgctACACACTAGCAAGACTGGAAAATGCAACGCTAAAACAGCAAGTTCTCATTAA
- the slc35f3a gene encoding putative thiamine transporter SLC35F3a isoform X2 has translation MGGMWKSPAASPRRLSDISPQLRQLKSLAVEDEIKEDFKSSRSVEDIKNASIEERILRITGYYGYQPWSSTGPVVEKPNKERVEVKVDSHIGTNVINVESTSRRQTVRCCLCWTVAHLRQALWGVTVVLCVCSSWTGSTQLAKLTLRQLNVPFTLTWFSTSWNCLLFPLYYLGHLCWSKERQSIRQRFRECCQFLGDDGLSVKTLLSVVAPFGVLWTLTSYLYLQGLRRIPATDASALFCCSRAFVFLISWIVLRDRFMGVRIVAAILAIAGIVMITYADGFHSHSVIGISLVVGAASTAAMYKVLFKLVLGSAKLGEAALYLTVLGGANMVFVSIVPLILILTGAEDFGSPREIPWHSLCCTAALLLVFNFLINFGVLITLPTLISLSIVLSVPVNAVIDRYMCDIQFNSVRIIAMSTICLGFLLLLLPEDWDEYLLQLHSLVYNRKKPQEGSRDTHTEMLHTSKTGKCNAKTASSH, from the exons ATGGG TGGAATGTGGAAATCACCGGCTGCGAGCCCACGCCGTCTGTCAGACATCAGCCCACAACTTCGACAGTTAAAATCCCTGGCCGTCGAAGACGAAATAAAGGAGGACTTCAAGTCTTCCCGCTCGGTGGAGGACATAAAAAACGCGTCGATCGAGGAGCGCATCCTCAGGATCACGGGCTATTACGGCTACCAGCCATGGAGCTCCACTGGCCCAG tTGTGGAGAAGCCTAACAAAGAGAGGGTGGAAGTGAAGGTTGACAGCCATATTGGGACAAATGTGATAAATGTGGAGAGTACAAGTAGGCGGCAGACGGTACGTTGCTGTCTGTGTTGGACTGTAGCCCACCTGAGGCAGGCACTATGGGGTGTCACTGTGGTTCTCTGTGTATGTTCATCATGGACGGGATCCACTCAGCTGGCCAAACTGACTCTCAGACAGCTCAATGTTCCCTTCACGCTCACCTGGTTCTCTACCTCCTGGAACTGCCTGCTTTTTCCCCTGTACTACCTGGGTCACCTGTGTTGGAGCAAGGAGAGGCAGAGCATTCGACAGCGCTTCAG GGAGTGCTGTCAGTTCCTGGGTGATGATGGACTGTCAGTGAAAACGCTGCTGTCAGTAGTGGCACCATTTGGAGTGCTGTGGACGCTCACCAGCTACTTATACCTGCAGGGCCTACGCAGGATCCCTGCAACAGATGCCTCAGCTCTCTTCTGTTGTAGTCGTGCATTCGTCTTTCTCATTTCCTGGATCGTGCTGCGTGATCGCTTCATGGGTGTCAGG ATTGTTGCAGCTATTTTAGCCATTGCAGGCATAGTAATGATAACATACGCTGATGGGTTTCACAGTCACTCTGTGATTGGCATTTCCCTGGTGGTTGGAGCTGCATCAACAGCAGCTATGTACAAG GTACTGTTCAAGCTGGTTTTGGGTAGTGCCAAGCTAGGTGAGGCTGCATTGTACTTGACTGTCCTTGGAGGAGCCAACATGGTCTTTGTCAGCATTGTCCCTCTCATACTCATCCTCACTGGAGCTGAGGATTTTGGCTCGCCCAGAGAGATACCTTGGCACAGTCTGTGTTGTACAGCTGCACTCCTGCTGG TGTTCAATTTCCTGATAAATTTTGGTGTTTTGATAACGCTTCCTACATTGATTTCTTTGAGCATTGTCCTCAGTGTACCTGTTAATGCTG TAATAGACCGCTACATGTGTGATATCCAGTTCAACAGTGTGCGTATCATTGCCATGTCCACCATCTGCCTGGGCTTCCTGTTGCTGCTGCTCCCAGAGGACTGGGATGAATATCTGCTGCAGCTTCACTCTTTGGTTTATAACAGGAAGAAGCCACAAGAGGGaagcagagacacacacactgaaatgctACACACTAGCAAGACTGGAAAATGCAACGCTAAAACAGCAAGTTCTCATTAA
- the entpd1 gene encoding ectonucleoside triphosphate diphosphohydrolase 1 isoform X2, which translates to MEMKVKNPWHRPHIFLATAGIAAAIIIMVAIAVVQNKPLQQKYKYGIVLDAGSSHTSVYIYEWPAEKENNTGMVKQKQACSVKGPGISSYSKTPEKAGESLKECMDNATKTIPKHRHPETPVYLGATAGMRLLKMENDVDSKKVLASVEKSLQTYPFSYQGARIITGQEEGAFGWITVNYLSENFRKASRTVGALDLGGASTQITFVPGQQVESSDNSIDFRLYGNDYHLYTHSFLCYGKDQVLKLYLEQQIQPNADMTDNIILEDPCFHPGYNIIKSFQSVFDSPCVKNLTNSQKGQNFTHRGIGNWNKCNQAIKEVFNTSHCRYSRCSFNDVFQPPVTGRFGAFSAYFFVMDFLNVTPDHSLDEAKKILEAYCTTPWGTLKQKHRKVKEKYLAEYCFSGTYIVSLLEDGYKFTTNDWKNTEFIKTIKNSEAGWTLGYMLNLTNMIPAEAPDTPLLPYGGYVSLMLVLSFLIIVCIILGCIFFRRPSGPAHKEII; encoded by the exons ATGG AAATGAAAGTCAAGAATCCGTGGCACAGGCCACATATCTTTCTTGCCACTGCTGGTATTGCAGCTGCAATCATCATAATGGTGGCCATTGCAGTTGTACAGAACAAGCCTCTACAACAGAAATACAAG TACGGGATAGTTCTTGACGCAGGGTCTTCCCACACATCTGTTTATATCTACGAATGGCCAGCTGAGAAAGAGAACAACACTGGGATGGTCAAGCAGAAACAGGCGTGCAGTGTAAAAG GCCCAGGGATCTCCAGTTACTCAAAGACTCCAGAGAAGGCTGGTGAGTCATTGAAGGAGTGTATGGATAATGCCACGAAGACCATACCTAAACACAGACACCCTGAAACTCCTGTATACCTGGGAGCCACAGCAGGCATGAGACTACTCAA GATGGAAAATGATGTTGACTCCAAAAAAGTGTTGGCGTCTGTGGAGAAGTCTCTTCAGACGTACCCATTTTCCTACCAAGGAGCTCGTATTATCACTGGTCAAGAGGAGGGAGCTTTTGGCTGGATTACTGTCAACTACCTGAGTGAAAACTTCAGAAAG GCTTCCAGGACTGTGGGAGCTCTTGACCTAGGTGGAGCCTCCACTCAGATCACCTTCGTGCCTGGACAGCAAGTGGAGTCTTCAGACAACTCTATTGATTTCCGCCTCTATGGAAATGATTATCATCTTTACACCCACAGTTTCCTTTGTTATGGAAAGGACCAAGTGCTAAAGCTTTATTTGGAACAGCAAATACAACCAAACGCAGATATG ACAGATAACATAATTCTGGAGGACCCTTGTTTCCATCCAGGCTACAATATCATTAAGAGCTTTCAGAGTGTCTTTGACAGCCCCTGTGTCAAAAATTTGACCAATTCTCAGAAAGGACAGAATTTCACACATAGAGGTATTGGGAATTGGAATAAATGCAACCAAGCAATCAAGGAGGTCTTTAATACTTCTCACTGTCGTTATTCAAGATGTTCCTTTAATGACGTCTTTCAGCCGCCTGTGACAGGAAGATTTGGG gCATTTTCTGCTTATTTCTTTGTCATGGACTTTTTAAATGTGACCCCTGATCACAGCTTAGACGAGGCAAAAAAAATACTGGAAGCTTACTGCACCACACCATGGGGCACT TTAAAGCAAAAACACCGTAAAGTGAAGGAGAAGTATCTTGCAGAATATTGCTTCTCAGGTACCTATATCGTATCCTTGCTTGAAGATGGATATAAATTCACAACTAATGACTGGAAAAACACTGAATTCATCAAAACG ATTAAGAATAGTGAAGCTGGCTGGACGCTGGGTTACATGCTGAACCTGACAAACATGATCCCTGCTGAAGCTCCAGACACTCCACTTCTGCCTTATGGGGGTTATGTCTCACTCATGCTTGTCCTCTCTTTCCTGATTATTGTCTGTATCATACTTGGTTGTATATTCTTCCGCCGACCATCTGGCCCAGCCcataaagaaattatttag
- the kcnk1a gene encoding potassium channel subfamily K member 1a yields the protein MLECLCGNWCLRVIEGNKSTWYFLLLLLAYVLYLIFGAVVFSLVELPYEDLLRKELTTAKQQFLQENECLSEEKLEAFLAKALQANNYGVSVLSNNSTNWNWDFTSALFFASTVLSTTGYGHTVPLSDEGKAFCIFYSVIGIPFTLLFLTAVVQRVMVFSTRRPVAFIQRRWGLSKSLVTSVHAILLAVIIISSFFLIPAVIFSVMEEDWNFLESFYFCFISLSTIGLGDYVPGEGYNQKFRQLYKVGITVYLLLGLIAMLVVLETLCELQHLKKLRKLFYIKKNKPEDQLTIMEHDHLSFTSMSDQGAPVRDYKTDLSPDISPIEGCDTPTIR from the exons ATGCTCGAGTGTCTTTGTGGGAACTGGTGCTTGCGTGTGATTGAAGGAAACAAATCGACGTGGTATTTTCTGCTCTTGCTGCTGGCCTATGTGCTATATCTCATTTTTGGGGCTGTCGTTTTCTCTCTGGTGGAATTGCCGTATGAGGACTTGCTCCGAAAAGAGCTCACCACCGCGAAGCAGCAGTTTCTCCAGGAGAATGAATGTTTATCCGAGGAGAAACTGGAGGCATTTTTGGCCAAAGCGCTGCAGGCGAATAATTACGGCGTGTCCGTGTTAAGTAACAACTCCACCAACTGGAATTGGGATTTCACATCAGCGCTATTTTTCGCCAGCACAGTGCTCTCCACGACAG GGTATGGCCACACGGTGCCACTGTCAGATGAGGGAAAGGCCTTTTGCATCTTCTACTCTGTGATTGGGATCCCATTCACCCTCCTGTTCCTGACTGCTGTGGTGCAGAGGGTGATGGTGTTCAGCACTCGACGGCCTGTAGCCTTCATACAGCGCCGCTGGGGTCTGTCCAAGTCTCTGGTGACAAGTGTGCATGCAATTTTGTTAgctgtcatcatcatctccagCTTCTTCCTCATCCCTGCTGTAATCTTCTCTGTGATGGAGGAGGACTGGAACTTCCTGGAGTCTTTCTACTTTTGCTTTATCTCACTTAGTACCATTGGCCTGGGTGACTACGTGCCAGGAGAGGGCTACAACCAGAAGTTCAGGCAGCTGTATAAAGTGGGAATTACTG TCTATCTGTTACTGGGCCTAATCGCCATGCTGGTGGTTCTGGAGACATTGTGTGAGCTTCAGCACTTGAAGAAACTAAGGAAGTTATTTTAtatcaagaaaaataaaccagaaGACCAGCTTACAATCATGGAACATGATCATCTCTCTTTCACATCCATGTCTGATCAAGGAGCCCCAGTCAGAGACTATAAGACAGATCTTTCCCCTGACATATCCCCAATAGAAGGTTGTGATACCCCTACCATTAGGTAA
- the slc35f3a gene encoding putative thiamine transporter SLC35F3a isoform X1 has translation MEKLPDGMWKSPAASPRRLSDISPQLRQLKSLAVEDEIKEDFKSSRSVEDIKNASIEERILRITGYYGYQPWSSTGPVVEKPNKERVEVKVDSHIGTNVINVESTSRRQTVRCCLCWTVAHLRQALWGVTVVLCVCSSWTGSTQLAKLTLRQLNVPFTLTWFSTSWNCLLFPLYYLGHLCWSKERQSIRQRFRECCQFLGDDGLSVKTLLSVVAPFGVLWTLTSYLYLQGLRRIPATDASALFCCSRAFVFLISWIVLRDRFMGVRIVAAILAIAGIVMITYADGFHSHSVIGISLVVGAASTAAMYKVLFKLVLGSAKLGEAALYLTVLGGANMVFVSIVPLILILTGAEDFGSPREIPWHSLCCTAALLLVFNFLINFGVLITLPTLISLSIVLSVPVNAVIDRYMCDIQFNSVRIIAMSTICLGFLLLLLPEDWDEYLLQLHSLVYNRKKPQEGSRDTHTEMLHTSKTGKCNAKTASSH, from the exons ATGGAAAAGTTACCGGA TGGAATGTGGAAATCACCGGCTGCGAGCCCACGCCGTCTGTCAGACATCAGCCCACAACTTCGACAGTTAAAATCCCTGGCCGTCGAAGACGAAATAAAGGAGGACTTCAAGTCTTCCCGCTCGGTGGAGGACATAAAAAACGCGTCGATCGAGGAGCGCATCCTCAGGATCACGGGCTATTACGGCTACCAGCCATGGAGCTCCACTGGCCCAG tTGTGGAGAAGCCTAACAAAGAGAGGGTGGAAGTGAAGGTTGACAGCCATATTGGGACAAATGTGATAAATGTGGAGAGTACAAGTAGGCGGCAGACGGTACGTTGCTGTCTGTGTTGGACTGTAGCCCACCTGAGGCAGGCACTATGGGGTGTCACTGTGGTTCTCTGTGTATGTTCATCATGGACGGGATCCACTCAGCTGGCCAAACTGACTCTCAGACAGCTCAATGTTCCCTTCACGCTCACCTGGTTCTCTACCTCCTGGAACTGCCTGCTTTTTCCCCTGTACTACCTGGGTCACCTGTGTTGGAGCAAGGAGAGGCAGAGCATTCGACAGCGCTTCAG GGAGTGCTGTCAGTTCCTGGGTGATGATGGACTGTCAGTGAAAACGCTGCTGTCAGTAGTGGCACCATTTGGAGTGCTGTGGACGCTCACCAGCTACTTATACCTGCAGGGCCTACGCAGGATCCCTGCAACAGATGCCTCAGCTCTCTTCTGTTGTAGTCGTGCATTCGTCTTTCTCATTTCCTGGATCGTGCTGCGTGATCGCTTCATGGGTGTCAGG ATTGTTGCAGCTATTTTAGCCATTGCAGGCATAGTAATGATAACATACGCTGATGGGTTTCACAGTCACTCTGTGATTGGCATTTCCCTGGTGGTTGGAGCTGCATCAACAGCAGCTATGTACAAG GTACTGTTCAAGCTGGTTTTGGGTAGTGCCAAGCTAGGTGAGGCTGCATTGTACTTGACTGTCCTTGGAGGAGCCAACATGGTCTTTGTCAGCATTGTCCCTCTCATACTCATCCTCACTGGAGCTGAGGATTTTGGCTCGCCCAGAGAGATACCTTGGCACAGTCTGTGTTGTACAGCTGCACTCCTGCTGG TGTTCAATTTCCTGATAAATTTTGGTGTTTTGATAACGCTTCCTACATTGATTTCTTTGAGCATTGTCCTCAGTGTACCTGTTAATGCTG TAATAGACCGCTACATGTGTGATATCCAGTTCAACAGTGTGCGTATCATTGCCATGTCCACCATCTGCCTGGGCTTCCTGTTGCTGCTGCTCCCAGAGGACTGGGATGAATATCTGCTGCAGCTTCACTCTTTGGTTTATAACAGGAAGAAGCCACAAGAGGGaagcagagacacacacactgaaatgctACACACTAGCAAGACTGGAAAATGCAACGCTAAAACAGCAAGTTCTCATTAA
- the entpd1 gene encoding ectonucleoside triphosphate diphosphohydrolase 1 isoform X1 produces MDEQQEMKVKNPWHRPHIFLATAGIAAAIIIMVAIAVVQNKPLQQKYKYGIVLDAGSSHTSVYIYEWPAEKENNTGMVKQKQACSVKGPGISSYSKTPEKAGESLKECMDNATKTIPKHRHPETPVYLGATAGMRLLKMENDVDSKKVLASVEKSLQTYPFSYQGARIITGQEEGAFGWITVNYLSENFRKASRTVGALDLGGASTQITFVPGQQVESSDNSIDFRLYGNDYHLYTHSFLCYGKDQVLKLYLEQQIQPNADMTDNIILEDPCFHPGYNIIKSFQSVFDSPCVKNLTNSQKGQNFTHRGIGNWNKCNQAIKEVFNTSHCRYSRCSFNDVFQPPVTGRFGAFSAYFFVMDFLNVTPDHSLDEAKKILEAYCTTPWGTLKQKHRKVKEKYLAEYCFSGTYIVSLLEDGYKFTTNDWKNTEFIKTIKNSEAGWTLGYMLNLTNMIPAEAPDTPLLPYGGYVSLMLVLSFLIIVCIILGCIFFRRPSGPAHKEII; encoded by the exons AAATGAAAGTCAAGAATCCGTGGCACAGGCCACATATCTTTCTTGCCACTGCTGGTATTGCAGCTGCAATCATCATAATGGTGGCCATTGCAGTTGTACAGAACAAGCCTCTACAACAGAAATACAAG TACGGGATAGTTCTTGACGCAGGGTCTTCCCACACATCTGTTTATATCTACGAATGGCCAGCTGAGAAAGAGAACAACACTGGGATGGTCAAGCAGAAACAGGCGTGCAGTGTAAAAG GCCCAGGGATCTCCAGTTACTCAAAGACTCCAGAGAAGGCTGGTGAGTCATTGAAGGAGTGTATGGATAATGCCACGAAGACCATACCTAAACACAGACACCCTGAAACTCCTGTATACCTGGGAGCCACAGCAGGCATGAGACTACTCAA GATGGAAAATGATGTTGACTCCAAAAAAGTGTTGGCGTCTGTGGAGAAGTCTCTTCAGACGTACCCATTTTCCTACCAAGGAGCTCGTATTATCACTGGTCAAGAGGAGGGAGCTTTTGGCTGGATTACTGTCAACTACCTGAGTGAAAACTTCAGAAAG GCTTCCAGGACTGTGGGAGCTCTTGACCTAGGTGGAGCCTCCACTCAGATCACCTTCGTGCCTGGACAGCAAGTGGAGTCTTCAGACAACTCTATTGATTTCCGCCTCTATGGAAATGATTATCATCTTTACACCCACAGTTTCCTTTGTTATGGAAAGGACCAAGTGCTAAAGCTTTATTTGGAACAGCAAATACAACCAAACGCAGATATG ACAGATAACATAATTCTGGAGGACCCTTGTTTCCATCCAGGCTACAATATCATTAAGAGCTTTCAGAGTGTCTTTGACAGCCCCTGTGTCAAAAATTTGACCAATTCTCAGAAAGGACAGAATTTCACACATAGAGGTATTGGGAATTGGAATAAATGCAACCAAGCAATCAAGGAGGTCTTTAATACTTCTCACTGTCGTTATTCAAGATGTTCCTTTAATGACGTCTTTCAGCCGCCTGTGACAGGAAGATTTGGG gCATTTTCTGCTTATTTCTTTGTCATGGACTTTTTAAATGTGACCCCTGATCACAGCTTAGACGAGGCAAAAAAAATACTGGAAGCTTACTGCACCACACCATGGGGCACT TTAAAGCAAAAACACCGTAAAGTGAAGGAGAAGTATCTTGCAGAATATTGCTTCTCAGGTACCTATATCGTATCCTTGCTTGAAGATGGATATAAATTCACAACTAATGACTGGAAAAACACTGAATTCATCAAAACG ATTAAGAATAGTGAAGCTGGCTGGACGCTGGGTTACATGCTGAACCTGACAAACATGATCCCTGCTGAAGCTCCAGACACTCCACTTCTGCCTTATGGGGGTTATGTCTCACTCATGCTTGTCCTCTCTTTCCTGATTATTGTCTGTATCATACTTGGTTGTATATTCTTCCGCCGACCATCTGGCCCAGCCcataaagaaattatttag